From a region of the Chrysemys picta bellii isolate R12L10 chromosome 7, ASM1138683v2, whole genome shotgun sequence genome:
- the LOC135972630 gene encoding uncharacterized protein LOC135972630, translating into MEQETARLQLQVLEERRKSSPPGTPLPPRHEKNWERMCPIYNDTEDIEEFLSTFERLCNLYQIPEGQRMPVLLTRLTGKAREVFNDLGEQEALDYGQFKDSVLRRFKVTPESYRVKFREFKMPKDCTFVECAHKLMGFVKKWVVGAKAHGSFEKLLDLITLEQFLDIVPDHVRAAVCDRDPESVLRAAEIADAHTQNRAREGCKTPGKTNHHSPQFKRREGFKSKSVPDSSRGVQGGPEGRNSYPRTEQITCYHCGMLGHMRPDCPTLKGSPKPATPNATINANSITLSTQAEPSHNSSTLSSGASTAVANVNPIVSSGMGGGDKLTSYVRTEAWQGSERFIMEAKVNDVECTGWRDTGSDVTIVKGHLVKPEDMLPGEYVTVVALSEYSVNLPMARIHLEWDGFKGDVKAAVRDLIPADVLVGNNILGVPGQVNVVTRSQKEFGAVADTRTDGSEGGSKQTESASQDGSGEGLSEISEMILNPNKTQSEFIVAQQSDVSLERARNDAQSQVPACEERGRFFMQDGLLYREPPRGRKNSQATARKQLVVPESYRNDLLKLAHDSPFAGHLGVGKTCDRLEQNFYWPHLFGSVRDYCRSCELCQKRKGLRGPSKVPLQPLPIIGEAFARVAVDIVGPLPKPSRNGKKYILVLVDFATRYPEAVALANIEAETVAVALFSIFSRVGFPKEILSDRGSNFMSVVFKQLWELCGVKHLKAAPYHPQTNGLVERFNGTLKSMLKMYVDRRQNDWDVMLPYLLYAYRSVPQESTGFAPFELLYGRQVRGPLDLVRDSWEGNVEEAEQPVAEYVAQFKESLQEMMKLVEQNLKESQDTQKAWYDRDAKERAFEIGDMVLVLDPVRKNKMKDVWSGPMEVVERINEVTYDVRKPQVQGSVQTVHVNRMKAYHAREVNVNTICYAEEEAGSAPLIDMVAESQEETPLESIEMGEDLTPPQRKELLRLLKHHKQTFSNRPGLTDRMTHSIQTVGPRPAPSRAYRAKGEMQGQIQEEVESMLTMGIITRSQSPWASPIVMVPKKDKTMRFCVDYRKLNAITQPDPYPTPRIEDLLDTLGGARFISTLDLTKGYWQIPLDAEAQGKSAFIVESGLYEFKVLPFGMRNSGATFMRLINEVLRGLESFARAYIDDLAVFSSSWQDHLNHIGIVLHRLREANLTVKVSKCRMGAAEVTYLGHRVGNGQLRPEPVKVEAIKNWPTPRTKKQVQSFIGLANYYRRFVQGFSDIVAPITDLTKKEKPDRVLWTEACEQGFQSIKSALAKEPVLASPDFEKPFLLCTDASNIGLGAVLMQEGEGGKRHPVAYLSKKLSPTEQNYATIEKECYAIVWAVKQLKPYLYNKKFTVLSDHAPLVWLHRAKGNNSRLLRWSLALQEYEMDIVHIRGKENIVADALSRVESS; encoded by the coding sequence atggaacaggagacggccagacttcagctccaagtactggaagagcggagaaagtcatccccacctggtactccacttcccccacgccatgagaaaaactgggaaagaatgtgtcccatttacaacgatactgaggatatagaggagtttttgtctacctttgaacgcctctgcaatctgtaccagatccctgagggtcagcgaatgcctgtcctgctgaccagactgactggaaaagccagggaggtatttaatgacttgggggaacaagaagccttggattatgggcagtttaaagattctgtgttaaggcgattcaaggttactcctgaatcttacagagttaagtttagagagtttaaaatgcctaaggattgtacttttgtagaatgtgctcataagctgatgggttttgttaaaaagtgggttgtgggagccaaggcacatgggagttttgaaaaactgctggatttaataactttggaacagttcttagatattgtgcctgaccatgtgagagcagctgtgtgtgacagggaccctgagtcagtcctacgggcagcagagattgcggatgcccatacccagaacagggctcgagaagggtgtaaaaccccggggaaaactaatcaccattctccccagttcaagaggagggagggatttaaaagtaaatctgtccctgactcttctagaggagttcaagggggcccggagggtaggaactcttatcccaggacggaacagattacatgctatcactgtggtatgctgggccacatgagaccagattgcccgaccctgaagggcagcccaaagccagcaaccccaaatgccacgataAATGCCAACTCCATTACCCTGAGCACTCAGGCTGAACCAAGCCACAACAGCTCCACCTTAAGTTCAGGTGCAAGCACAGCAGTAGCTAATGTTAACCCCATCGTCTCCAGTGGCATGGGAGGAGGTGATAAGCTCACCAGTTATGTCAGGACTGAGGcgtggcaggggagtgagaggtTTATCATGGAGGCAAAGGTCAATGATGTTGAATGCACGGGATGGCGAGACACTGGCTCGGATGTAACTATAGTCAAGGGACATCTGGTGAAGCCGGAGGACATGCTGCCAGGGGAGTATGTGACGGTAGTGGCGTTATCCGAGTATTCTGTGAACCTGCCGATGGCTAGAATCCACCTGGAGTGGGATGGCTTTAAAGGGGATGTGAAGGCTGCTGTCCGGGATTTGATTCCGGCTGATGTGTTGGTAGGAAATAACATATTGGGGGTGCCTGGCCAAGTTAATGTAGTGACCAGGTCACAGAAAGAATTTGGGGCTGTGGCAGATACCCGGACTGATGGCAGTGAGGGGGGCAGCAAACAGACAGAGAGTGCCTCTCAAGATGGATCAGGTGAGGGTTTATCTGAAATATCAGAGATGATTCTGAATCCAAACAAAACCCAGAGTGAATTCATTGtggctcagcagagtgatgtatctCTAGAGAGGGCCAGGAATGATGCTCAGAGTCAGGTCCCAGCCTGTGAAGAGAGAGGCAGGTTTTTTATGCAGGATGGGCTGTTGTATAGGGAACCACCTAGGGGAAGGAAGAATTCCCAAGCAACAGCTCGCAAACAGCTTGTGGTACCTGAGAGTTACCGCAATGATTTGTTGAAGTTGGCTCATGATAGTCCCTTTGCAGGACATCTGGGTGTAGGCAAAACGTGTGACAGGCTAGAGCAGAATTTCTACTGGCCCCACCTTTTTGGGTCGGTGAGAGATTACTGCAGGAGCTGTGAGCTGTGCCAGAAGCGTAAGGGGTTAAGGGGGCCTAGCAAGgtgcccctccagcctctgcccattaTTGGGGAAGCTTTTGccagagtagctgtggatattgtgGGGCCACTCCCTAAACCTtccagaaatgggaagaaatacatcctggtgttgGTAGATTTTGCTACCAGATATCCGGAGGCTGTAGCCTTGGCTAATATCGAGGCAGAGACAGTGGCAGTGGCCTTGTTCTCTATTTTCAGCAGAGTGGGTTTTCCCAAGGAAATATTGTCTGACCGTGGGTCTAACTTTATGTCTGTGGTTTTCAAACAGTTGTGGGAGTTATGTGGGGTGAAGCACCTGAAAGCTGCTCCCTACCACCCCCAGACTAATGGTctagtggagaggttcaatggaaccCTGAAGTCTATGTTGAAAATGTATGTGGATAGACGCCAGAATGACTGGGATGTTATGCTGCCGTATCTATTGTATGCATACAGGAGTGTGCCCCAAGAGTCTACAGGGTTTgctccctttgaactgctctatgggagGCAGGTCCGGGGGCCCCTAGATTTGGTTCGTGACTCGTGGGAAGGtaatgtggaggaggcagagcagccggTGGCCGAGTATGTGGCTCAATTCAAGGAGAGTTTGCAGGAGATGATGAAGTTGGTTGAGCAGAATCTGAAAGAGAGCCAGGATACGCAGAAAGCCTGGTATGACAGAGATGCTAAAGAGAGAGCGTTTGAAATAGGGGACATGGTGTTGGTGCTAGATCCTGTcaggaagaacaaaatgaaagatgtttGGTCTGGACCCATGGAGGTAGTGGAAAGGATTAATGAGGTTACCTATGATGTGAGGAAGCCCCAGGTACAGGGAAGTGTGCAGACAGTGCATGTGAACAGAATGAAGGCCTACCATGCAAGGGAGGTAAATGTGAACACAATCTGTTAtgctgaggaagaggcagggtctgCCCCTTTAATTGACATGGTTGCTGAAAGCCAGGAGGAGACGCCTCTTGAGAGCATTGAGATGGGGGAGGATTTAACCCCCCCTCAAAGAAAGGAACTGCTGAGGCTGTTAAAACACCACAAGCAAACATTCTCCAATAGGCCAGGGCTCACAGATAGGATGACACACTCCATTCAGACGGTGGGTCCCCGCCCAGCCCCTAGCAGAGCTtacagggccaagggagagatgcaaggacagatccaggaagaggtggagagcaTGTTGACAATGGGAATAATCACCAGATCCCAGAGCCCCTGGGCCTCTCCCATTGTGATGGTGCCAAAAAAGGATAAGACCATGAGGTTTTGTGTGGATTACAGGAAGCTAAATGCTATCACCCAGCCTGACCCTTACCCCACACCCAGAATAGAGGATCTACTGGATACGCTGGGAGGGGCAAGGTTTATAAGCACCCTGGACCtgactaaggggtactggcaaatacCCCTAGATGCCGAGGCACAAGGAAAATCCGCTTTCATAGTGGAATCGGGCCTatatgagttcaaagtgctgcccTTTGGGATGCGAAATTCAGGGGCTACGTTCATGAGACTTATAAATGAGGTCCTACGGGGATTAGAATCTTTTGCGAGGGCCTATATAGACGACCTGGCCGTATTCAGCAGTTCGTGGCAAGATCACCTGAACCACATAGGGATTGTGCTGCACCGGCTCAGGGAGGCCAATCTAACGGTTAAGGTTTCTAAATgcagaatgggagctgctgaggtgacctacctggggcacagggtgggcaaTGGGCAACTGCGCCCAGAGCCTGTAAAGGTAGAGGCCATTAAAAACTGGCCAACCCCTAGAActaaaaagcaggtccaatccttcattGGTCTGGCCAACTATTACAGGAGATTTGTGCAGGGATTCAGCGACATTGTTGCTCCCATCACAGACCTGACGAAAAAGGAAAAACCAGACCGGGTGCTATGGACGGAGGCCTGTGAGCAGGGTTTTCAAAGCATAAAGAGCGCTTTGGCCAAGGAGCCTGTTTTGGCCagcccagattttgaaaagccCTTTTTATTATGTACAGACGCTTCCAAtattgggctgggggcagtgctaatgcaagagggggaaggagggaagagacatCCCGTGGCATATCTAAGTAAGAAATTGTCCCCCACTGAGCAAAATTACGCTACCATTGAAAAGGAATGTTATGCCATTGTCTGGGCTGTCAAGCAACTTAAGCCCtatttgtacaataaaaaatTCACTGTGTTGAGTGATCATGCCCCTCTGGTCTGGCTGCACAGGGCCAAGGGCAACAACTCCAGGTTGCTGCGTTGGAGTTTAGCCCTTCAGGAGTATGAAATGGATATAGTCCacataaggggaaaggaaaatattgtagctgatgcattgtccagagtggagagctcttag